GCCGTTCCTGCGCCACCACACGCGTATCGATCGGTTGGCGCCCCGGCGGCATTTCATCGAGCCGGCTCACGTCCATCTCGCCATACTGGGCCAGGGTCAGGGTGCGCGGAATCGGGGTCGCCGTCATGGCCAGCGTGTGCGGTGTGCGGCGCCCCTTCGCTGCCAGTTGCAGCCGTTGAGCGACGCCGAAGCGATGCTGTTCGTCGATGACCGCCAGGGCCAGATCGCGATAGGCCACGCTGTCCTGGAACAGGGCATGCGTGCCCACGATCACGTCGATCGAACCGTCCATCAGGCCCATCAGGATCGATTCGCGCGCCCTGCCCTTGTCGCGTCCGGTAAGCAGCGCGATTTCGACGCCCGTCGGGCGCAGCATCGTGCGCAGGGTTTCGAAATGCTGACGCGCGAGGATCTCGGTCGGTGCCAGCAATGCGGCCTGCTTGCCCGCTTCCACCGCGACCAGCATGGCGTGAAGGGCCACTACCGTTTTGCCGGCGCCGACATCGCCCTGCAGCAGGCGCAGCATTGGCGCTTCCTGCACAAGGTCGCCCTCAATTTCCGCAATCGAGCGAGTCTGCGCCCCGGTCAGCGGGAACGGCAGTTCAAGCTTTGCCCGCAAACCGCCATCGCCGGCCAGTGGCTGCCCCCTGCGGCGCCGATTGTCCGCGCGCACCAGCATCAGGGCGAGACTGTTGGCAAGAAGTTCGTCGTAAGCCAGCCGGTCGCGCGCCGCTGTATCTTCCCCCCGATGGGCCTGAGGCAGGGCGTCTTTCCACGCCGGCCAACTGCAGGCCGCGAGTTGCCCGGGTTCGATCCATTCCGGCAATTCGGGCAGCCGGGCCATCGCCTGCGCGGCCAATCCCGCGACCTTGGTCTGGGTCAAGCCCTCGGAAAGCGCGTAAACCGGTTCGCACAACTGGCCCAGCGTGTCGTCGTCCGCCTCGCTGACATGGTCGGGATGGACGATCTGCAGCATATCGCCGTACCGATCGAGCCGGCCCGCGACCCACCGCCTTTCGCCGACAGGAAGTTGCTTCCTTGCGGTGTATGATGCGCGGCCAAAATAGGTGAGCGCGCAGATGTTGCCCGCATCGTCCTGCGCAAGGACGCGATAGGGGCCGCGCCCCGAGCGGGCAGCGCGATGCTCGGTCGGCGTCAGGGCGATGACGATCTGTTCGCCCTCCCCCGCATGGTCGAGATTGTCGACCGGGCGCCGGGTCACGAACCGTTCGGGCAAGTGATAGGCGACGTCGCGCACACGGGCGAGCCCGAGCTTGCCCAGCGGCTTCTGCAATTTCGGCCCGACCCCGTCGAGTGTCGCGGTTTCGGCGAACAGCGGGTTGAGAATGTCGGGACGCATGACGTGCCCTTACCCTAGCCCCAGTCGCCGCGAAAGACACGTGCGGGGATGACGCGCGCAGGCAAAGCCGATAGGGCGCGCCCGATGATCGACCCAGTTCGCCTTTCCCGTGCCCGTTTCCGCGCATGGCACCGCGGCACTCGCGAAGCCGATTACATGATCGGCGGGTTCTTCGATCGCTATCACGGCGATTGGGACGAGGCCGATCTGGCCTGGTTCGAAAGCCTGCTGGAAGAGGATGACGTGGACGTGATGGCCTGGGCTCTGCGCACGCAGGCCGTGCCCGATCGCTTCGCTGGCCCGCAGATGGCCGCCATGCAGCAGCTCGATTACGTAGAGATCTAGTTGCCGCGGGGTGGCGCCTGACGGCAGGCCGCGCTAACGCACCAACGGATCGCCGCCCCCCTCCGCCATGGAGAAGGGGGCTATTCGTCTGTGCATGAAACCCCGTGCAACTTGGATTTTTGACCAGTCAATGCCCGACCTCCAACGCATCCTGAAAGCGGAACGGCCGCTCACCCTCACGTCGGTCGCGCGCGGCGCGCAACCGCTGATCATGGCCGATCTGGCCCGCGCATCGGGCGGACGCGCGGTGTTCGTGGCCCCGGACGACGCTGCGATGCGCGCGGTGGCGGAGGCCGCACAATATTTCGCGCCGGAGCTTGAGGTGCTTGAATTCCCGGCCTGGGACTGCCTGCCGTACGATCGGGCCAGCCCGGCGCTGTCGGTCAGCGCGCGGCGGCTGGCGGCGTTGCATCGCCTCCAGGCTGGCAAGGCCGGCGCGCAACTGCTGGTCACCACGGCCAACGCCTTGTTGCAGCGCGTGCTCACGCCGTTCCGCATTCGCGAAGGCGTGCGCGAGTTCCGCCCAGGAACAGAGATCGGGCGCGACAGCCTGGCCGCCCTGCTCCAACGTCAGGGCTACGGGCGCACGGACACGGTCGTCGACAACGGCGAATATGCGGTTCGCGGGTCAATCGTCGACATCTTCCCTTCCGGTATGGAGGAAGGGCTGCGCCTGGACTTCTTCGGCGACGAGCTGGAGAGCCTGCGCAGTTTCGACCCGTCCACGCAGATGAGCACCGGCGTTCTGGAATCGCATCTGCTCCTGCCCGCGAGCGAGGCCCTGCTGGACGAGGATAGCATCAAGCGGTTCCGCACCCGATACCGCGAGCTGTTCGGCGCCAATGCCACACAGGACCCGCTGTACGAGGCCGTCAGCGAAGGACGGCGGCTGGCCGGGATGGAACACTGGCTGCCGCTGTTCGAAGACCGGATGGCAACCCTGTTCGATCATCTCGATGCGCGCGATCTGGTCGTGATCGATTCCGCCGCACTTCAGGCCTCGGAAGAGCGACTGGGCGACATTGGCGACTACCACGATCAGCGCAAGAGCACGGGCGGCCAGACCAAGGGCAGTTATCGCCCGCTGGCACCCGATGCCCTCTATCTTGCGGAAAGCGAATTCGGTGGCGCGCTTGAAAAGCATCCGGTGCATCGCACGACGATCTTTGCCGAACCGGAGAGCGAGACCGTCGTCGATTTCGGCTTTTCATCAGCACGCGATTTTGCGCCTGAGCGTGCGCGCGGCGACAACGTGTATGAAGCTGCCGCCAGCCATCTGGCCGCGACCGGGAAGACCGGGAAGAAAGTTCTGTTTGCCGCTTACTCTACCGGCAGCCGCGCCCGCATCGCCTCTATCCTGACCGAAGCAGGCGCAGCGACGCAGCTGGCCGGGACCTGGCAGGAAGCATTGGGGATGGCGGCAAGGGGGAAACCCGCAGCACTGGTCCTTCCGCTCGAAACCGGCTTCGCCAACGACGAGATGGAGCTGCTGACCGAGCAGGACGTGCTCGGCGACCGGTTGGTCCGGCGGAAGAAGCGGCGCAAGGATTCCGACGCCTTCCTGGCAGAGCTGTCCGCGCTCAATCGCGGCGATCTGGTGGTTCATGTCGAACACGGGATCGGCAAGTATCTCGGCCTCGAACCGATCGCCGTGGGCAAGAGCCAGCACGATTGCGTGATGCTGGAGTACAAGGGCGGCGACAAGCTCTACATCCCGGTCGAGAATATTGACGTGCTCAGCCGCTACGGCAGCAGCGAAGATGCCGTGATGCTCGACCGCCTCGGCGGCGAGGCATGGCAGAAACGCCGCGCGCGGTTGAAGGAACGCATCCGCGAAATCGCCGGCGAGCTGATGCAGGTCGCGGCGCAGCGCGCGTTGAAGAAGGCACCCGCGCTCGAACCCGAAGAAGCGAGCTACAACCAGTTTGTCGACCGGTTCCCCTGGCAGGAAACCGACGATCAGGATCGCGCGATCGAAGATGTTCTGGGCGATCTGGCCCAGGGGCGGCCGATGGACCGTCTCGTCTGCGGCGATGTCGGCTTCGGCAAGACCGAGGTGGCGCTGCGGGCCGCCTTCGTCGCCGCAATGGCAGGCCAGCAGGTGGCGGTCGTCGCCCCCACCACCCTGCTCGCGCGCCAGCACTATACCAATTTCATGGAACGTTTCGCAGGTTTCCCGCTGCGCATCGGGCGCCTTTCGCGCCTCGTGCCCGCGAGGGAAATGGCCGAAACACGCGAAGGGCTTGCCGCCGGGCAAGTCGATATCGTGGTCGGCACGCACGCGATCCTGTCGAAGACCACGAAGTTTCGCGACCTCGGGCTGGTGATCGTGGATGAGGAACAGCGTTTCGGCGTCACCCACAAGGAGAAGCTGAAACAGCTTCGCGCCGACGTCCACGTTCTGACGCTCACCGCCACGCCGATCCCGCGCACGCTGCAAATGGCGATGAGCGGGCTGCGCGAGCTTTCCACCATCCAGACCCCGCCGGTCGACCGCCTGGCGGTGCGCACTTACGTGATGGAATGGGACGACATGGTGATGCGCGAGGCGCTGCTGCGCGAGCATCATCGTGGCGGGCAGAGCTTCATCGTCGTGCCCCGCATTTCGGACATGGAACAGGTTTCGGACTGGCTGCATGAGCATGTGCCCGAAGTGAAGTTCGTCGCCGCGCACGGCCAGATGAGCGCGACCGAGATCGAGGAACGGATGAGCGCGTTCTACGAAGGCAAGTACGACGTTCTGCTATCCACCACGATCGTTGAAAGCGGGCTCGACCTGCCCAGCGCGAACACGATCATCATCCACCGGGCGGACATTTTCGGCCTGGCCCAGCTCTATCAGCTTCGCGGGCGTGTCGGTCGTGCGAAACTGCGCGCTTATGCCTACCTGACATACGAGAAGGACGTTGCGCTTTCCGAAGTCGCGGAAAAGCGGCTGAAGGTTCTGGGCGACCTCGACAGTCTGGGTGCGGGCTTTCAGCTCGCCAGCCACGACCTCGACATTCGCGGGGCCGGCAACCTGCTGGGCGACGAGCAGTCGGGCCATATTCGCGAAGTCGGTTTCGAACTCTACCAGTCGATGCTGGAGGACGCGATCCTCGCCGCCAAGGCTGGCGACGCCGGGCTGGAACGCGGCGACGGACCGCTGAGCCCGCAGATCACCGTCGATGCCCCGATCATGATCCCGGAAGACTATGTCCCCGATCTTGCCGTGCGCATGGCGCTCTACCGCCGCCTGAACGATGCGAAGGACAAGGCGGAGATCGAGGCCATGGCGGCCGAGATGATCGACCGTTTCGGCCCCCTGCCCGATGCCACGGCCAACCTCGTGAAGCTGATCGAAATCAAGCATCAGGCGATCGAGGCCAATATTTCCAAGATCGACGTCGGCGCGCGCGGCACCCTGGTGACATTCCACAACGACGATTTCCCCGATCCGGCCGGACTGCTCGCCTATGTCGAACGGTTGAAGGACACCGCCAAGCTGCGGCCCGACATGAAGCTGGTGATCAACCGCGCATGGGGCGATCCGCGTTCGCGGCTCAACGGGCTATTCCAGCTCACCCGGGGTTTGAGCGGGGTTGCCCGCAAGGCCGCGCGTTAACGGCGTCGAGACCGCAGCGGCCTAACCGATGGCGGCGGTTCCCGTTTCCTGATCGCGCGCGAAGGCGGCGAAAGTCTGTGCATCCATTGGGCGGGCCCGCAAGAACCCCTGGTAGAACGCACATCCCTCGGCGCGCACGGCGGCCAACTGCGCGGTCCGTTCGATCCCCTCGGCAATCACCGCGATGTCGAGCGCACCGGCCATCGCCACGATCGCGCGCAAGATCGCCAGATCGCGCGGGCCGCTGACGATCCCCTCGACCATCGACCGGTCGAGCT
The nucleotide sequence above comes from Pelagerythrobacter marensis. Encoded proteins:
- the recG gene encoding ATP-dependent DNA helicase RecG codes for the protein MRPDILNPLFAETATLDGVGPKLQKPLGKLGLARVRDVAYHLPERFVTRRPVDNLDHAGEGEQIVIALTPTEHRAARSGRGPYRVLAQDDAGNICALTYFGRASYTARKQLPVGERRWVAGRLDRYGDMLQIVHPDHVSEADDDTLGQLCEPVYALSEGLTQTKVAGLAAQAMARLPELPEWIEPGQLAACSWPAWKDALPQAHRGEDTAARDRLAYDELLANSLALMLVRADNRRRRGQPLAGDGGLRAKLELPFPLTGAQTRSIAEIEGDLVQEAPMLRLLQGDVGAGKTVVALHAMLVAVEAGKQAALLAPTEILARQHFETLRTMLRPTGVEIALLTGRDKGRARESILMGLMDGSIDVIVGTHALFQDSVAYRDLALAVIDEQHRFGVAQRLQLAAKGRRTPHTLAMTATPIPRTLTLAQYGEMDVSRLDEMPPGRQPIDTRVVAQERLADVVEAVGRHVASGQQAYWVCPMVREHESEDIAAAEARFAALKERFGDAVVLVHGQLGPDQKDAAMALFASGEAKLLVATTVIEVGVDVPAATLMVIEQAERFGLAQLHQLRGRVGRGSEKSTCLLLRGDTLSETGRARLALMRETQDGFRLAEEDLRLRGGGELLGTRQSGDTPFRVATLDQIQRLLPLAHDDARLLMDRDGGLEGARGTAARVLLYLFERDWGVQLLRGG
- a CDS encoding succinate dehydrogenase assembly factor 2 codes for the protein MIDPVRLSRARFRAWHRGTREADYMIGGFFDRYHGDWDEADLAWFESLLEEDDVDVMAWALRTQAVPDRFAGPQMAAMQQLDYVEI
- the mfd gene encoding transcription-repair coupling factor is translated as MPDLQRILKAERPLTLTSVARGAQPLIMADLARASGGRAVFVAPDDAAMRAVAEAAQYFAPELEVLEFPAWDCLPYDRASPALSVSARRLAALHRLQAGKAGAQLLVTTANALLQRVLTPFRIREGVREFRPGTEIGRDSLAALLQRQGYGRTDTVVDNGEYAVRGSIVDIFPSGMEEGLRLDFFGDELESLRSFDPSTQMSTGVLESHLLLPASEALLDEDSIKRFRTRYRELFGANATQDPLYEAVSEGRRLAGMEHWLPLFEDRMATLFDHLDARDLVVIDSAALQASEERLGDIGDYHDQRKSTGGQTKGSYRPLAPDALYLAESEFGGALEKHPVHRTTIFAEPESETVVDFGFSSARDFAPERARGDNVYEAAASHLAATGKTGKKVLFAAYSTGSRARIASILTEAGAATQLAGTWQEALGMAARGKPAALVLPLETGFANDEMELLTEQDVLGDRLVRRKKRRKDSDAFLAELSALNRGDLVVHVEHGIGKYLGLEPIAVGKSQHDCVMLEYKGGDKLYIPVENIDVLSRYGSSEDAVMLDRLGGEAWQKRRARLKERIREIAGELMQVAAQRALKKAPALEPEEASYNQFVDRFPWQETDDQDRAIEDVLGDLAQGRPMDRLVCGDVGFGKTEVALRAAFVAAMAGQQVAVVAPTTLLARQHYTNFMERFAGFPLRIGRLSRLVPAREMAETREGLAAGQVDIVVGTHAILSKTTKFRDLGLVIVDEEQRFGVTHKEKLKQLRADVHVLTLTATPIPRTLQMAMSGLRELSTIQTPPVDRLAVRTYVMEWDDMVMREALLREHHRGGQSFIVVPRISDMEQVSDWLHEHVPEVKFVAAHGQMSATEIEERMSAFYEGKYDVLLSTTIVESGLDLPSANTIIIHRADIFGLAQLYQLRGRVGRAKLRAYAYLTYEKDVALSEVAEKRLKVLGDLDSLGAGFQLASHDLDIRGAGNLLGDEQSGHIREVGFELYQSMLEDAILAAKAGDAGLERGDGPLSPQITVDAPIMIPEDYVPDLAVRMALYRRLNDAKDKAEIEAMAAEMIDRFGPLPDATANLVKLIEIKHQAIEANISKIDVGARGTLVTFHNDDFPDPAGLLAYVERLKDTAKLRPDMKLVINRAWGDPRSRLNGLFQLTRGLSGVARKAAR